In one Lolium rigidum isolate FL_2022 chromosome 3, APGP_CSIRO_Lrig_0.1, whole genome shotgun sequence genomic region, the following are encoded:
- the LOC124699025 gene encoding 40S ribosomal protein Sa-2-like, whose protein sequence is MAAAAGGAPRALSQREQDIQMMLAADVHLGTKNCDFQMERYVYKRRTDGIYIINLGKTWEKLQLAARVIVAIENPQDIIVQSARPYGQRAVLKFAQHTGANAIAGRHTPGTFTNQMQTTFSEPRLLILTDPRTDHQPIKESALGNIPTIAFCDTDSPMRYVDIGIPANNKGKQSIGCLYWLLARMVMQMRGTILPGHKWDVMVDLFFYRDPEEAKEVDEEEALVAPEYGAPVVDNWGDLPALSAGPAGAEWGAAAPAPVAGEGWDAPAVPLPADAAVAAVPAPATGWEEGSAPAPTGW, encoded by the exons ATGGCGGCAGCCGCAGGCGGCGCCCCGCGGGCGCTCTCCCAGCGGGAGCAGGACATCCAGATGATGCTGGCGGCCGACGTGCACCTCGGCACCAAGAACTGCGACTTCCAGATGGAGCGCTACGTCTACAAGCGCCGAACCGACG GTATCTACATTATCAACCTTGGCAAAACCTGGGAGAAGCTTCAGCTGGCTGCCAGAGTGATTGTTGCCATTGAGAACCCACAGGACATTATTGTGCAGTCTGCTAGGCCTTATGGTCAGAGGGCCGTCCTCAAGTTTGCACAGCACACTGGTGCCAATGCCATTGCTGGTAGGCACACCCCTGGTACCTTCACTAACCAGATGCAAACCACATTCAGTGAGCCACGTCTTCTCATCCTGACTGACCCCAGAACTGATCATCAG CCCATCAAGGAGTCTGCTCTTGGCAACATACCAACTATAGCCTTCTGTGACACTGATTCCCCTATGCGCTATGTTGATATTGGCATTCCTGCCAACAACAAGGGAAAGCAGAGCATTGGTTGCCTATATTGGCTACTTGCTAGGATGGTTATGCAGATGCGTGGCACGATTCTCCCAGGACATAAGTGGGATGTCATG GTTGATCTTTTCTTCTACAGAGATCCAGAGGAAGCTAAGGAGGTGGATGAAGAGGAGGCTCTAGTAGCTCCCGAATACGGTGCCCCGGTAGTGGACAATTGGGGTGATCTTCCTGCCCTCTCCGCAGGGCCAGCTGGTGCTGAGTGGGGTGCTGCTGCTCCag CTCCTGTAGCTGGAGAAGGTTGGGATGCACCTGCCGTCCCTCTTCCTGCTGATGCGGCTGTTGCTGCTGTCCCTGCTCCTGCCACTGGTTGGGAAGAAGGCAGTGCTCCGGCCCCCACTGGCTGGTAA